A window of Deltaproteobacteria bacterium genomic DNA:
GGTTCGGCGAAAGCGAAGGACCAAAGAATCGCTTGATCTCCAGAGAACGCGACGAAGATATTATCAACGCGACGACCTTTTTGGGGCTGCAACCGGAAATCGATGCCGACCGCATCGCCCTGTTCGGTATCAGCTATGGCGGTGCCAACGTTATTTCTACCGGTGCGGCGGACCCGCGTACCAAGGCGATCGTGAGCGTCGTCGGCTTTGGCGACGGCGACCGCTGGGCACGTAATAGCCGTCGGCTGTGGGAGTATTGGGCACTACGCCGACGTATTGAGAAAGACCGCGAACGCCGCGTGCTGACCGGTACGTCCGAATACGTCGATACCTACGAGATTCTCGTACCCACCCCTGCCGAAGAAAAGTTCTACAGCGGCGGCGGCGCGATCGCCTCGCTGAAGACCGAGCTGCCATTAGAGACTGCGGACGATATCTTGTCGTACAAACCCGAAGCCGTCGTTCATCGGATTGCCCCCCGCCCGTTGCTCATCATCGGCGCGGAACTCGACTACCTCACCGGCTTCGAAGAATGCGTCAGTCTGTACGAGAAAGCCCAGGAGCCCAAGCGCCTGCATATGCTCCCGGGCATCTCGCACTATGAAACCTACTCGCAAGGGTTCGACACGGTCGTGCGGCTCAGCTTAGAGACGTTTCGGCAGGCAATGGGAAACGGCAAGCAGTGAAAAGCAGAAAAGTGAAAAGTAAGAAAGTGGAAAGGTAAAAGTAGAGGCAGAGACGGTGGCTACGGCTTTGCACTCGTTACTCATTACTCAGCACTCGGTACTTTCCACTTTATAGGAGGTTTGTGTGGAATTTGGTCTTTTTACATTGTTCGATTTCTTTCGTGACCAGCAAGACGAGGTGCAATACTACCGCGACACCCTCGAACTGATGGTCTTGGCAGAGCAGCTTGGGTTCGACTCCGTCTGGGGTGGGGAAGAGCATTTCTACTCCTTCGGCCTGTGTCCGAGCCCACAACTGTTTCTCACCGCTGTGGCGCGCGAGACCAGC
This region includes:
- a CDS encoding alpha/beta fold hydrolase; this translates as MEKDLTFYSGGLKLIGTLYVPDDLRPDEKRPTVLFCHGLRANRKVIAPEFARAFVKHGYATFVFDYRGFGESEGPKNRLISRERDEDIINATTFLGLQPEIDADRIALFGISYGGANVISTGAADPRTKAIVSVVGFGDGDRWARNSRRLWEYWALRRRIEKDRERRVLTGTSEYVDTYEILVPTPAEEKFYSGGGAIASLKTELPLETADDILSYKPEAVVHRIAPRPLLIIGAELDYLTGFEECVSLYEKAQEPKRLHMLPGISHYETYSQGFDTVVRLSLETFRQAMGNGKQ